A single genomic interval of Burkholderia sp. HI2500 harbors:
- a CDS encoding OmpA family protein codes for MNKLALALALSATALAACSTASGPTFSASELQPRDGVRTFQVDCHGLLSGPQTCMKAARKICGEEPVRAVDSARALRDKSDPATLVFQCGAAPAEAASAAAPAAAVVEQVNLSGDALFATDHATLAPTARESLDRLLSERADHTYSQVSVTGFTDSVGSDDYNLALSKRRAESVAAYLKAHGLKTDSLTVTGRGKADPVASNTTPEGRASNRRVEIRLQH; via the coding sequence GTGAACAAACTCGCTCTTGCGCTCGCACTTTCCGCAACGGCCCTCGCCGCGTGCTCGACCGCATCCGGCCCGACCTTCAGCGCTTCCGAACTGCAGCCGCGCGACGGCGTGCGGACCTTCCAGGTGGACTGCCACGGCCTGCTGTCGGGCCCGCAAACCTGCATGAAGGCCGCCCGCAAGATTTGCGGCGAAGAGCCGGTGCGCGCCGTCGACTCGGCCCGCGCGCTGCGCGACAAATCCGATCCCGCGACGCTCGTGTTCCAGTGCGGCGCGGCGCCGGCCGAAGCAGCGTCGGCCGCCGCGCCGGCGGCTGCCGTCGTCGAACAGGTGAACCTGTCGGGCGACGCGCTGTTCGCGACCGACCACGCGACGCTCGCCCCGACCGCGCGCGAATCGCTCGACCGGTTGCTGAGCGAGCGCGCCGACCACACGTACTCGCAGGTGAGCGTCACCGGCTTTACGGACTCGGTGGGCAGCGACGACTACAACCTCGCGCTGTCGAAGCGCCGCGCCGAATCCGTCGCGGCGTACCTGAAGGCGCACGGCCTGAAGACCGACTCGCTGACGGTCACGGGTCGCGGCAAGGCCGATCCGGTCGCGTCCAACACGACGCCGGAAGGCCGCGCCAGCAACCGCCGCGTGGAAATCCGCCTGCAGCACTGA